A portion of the Bdellovibrionales bacterium genome contains these proteins:
- a CDS encoding UDP-glucose/GDP-mannose dehydrogenase family protein produces MKVSIIGSGYVGLVTGTCLADVGNDVICFDLNADKINLLKDGIVPIYEPTLEGMIKKNIHSGRLRFTSDVKESVNHGHLQIIAVGTPPDEDGMADLSHVITAAENIAMHMGENKIIVNKSTVPVGTAKQVKQVVTSVLAKRSLNLDFDVVSNPEFLKEGSAIQDFLKPDRVIVGSNSEISRQVMKDLYAPFQKNHARMLFMDPESAELSKYAANAMLASRISFMNELARLAEALGADIEQVRIGIGSDPRIGFDFLYPGVGYGGSCFPKDVQALISLGQGMKCRLGVLEAVSLANSEQRKYFTSKIANYFNNDFKGKKIAVWGLAFKPNTDDLREAPSINILSYLAAKGASVNLYDPVAAENAKKVFPPSNTTVYFDSCEAALCDAEALVVFTEWQEFKAIDWDRVAGATKLSAIFDGRNIYSKEQFSKTGIKYFGIGR; encoded by the coding sequence ATGAAAGTGTCAATAATAGGTTCTGGATATGTTGGTTTGGTAACGGGGACATGCCTTGCCGACGTTGGGAATGATGTCATTTGCTTCGACTTGAATGCGGACAAAATCAATCTCTTAAAAGATGGTATCGTCCCAATATATGAACCAACACTAGAGGGAATGATTAAAAAGAATATCCATTCAGGGCGCTTAAGATTTACCTCGGATGTTAAAGAAAGTGTAAATCACGGCCATCTTCAGATAATTGCAGTTGGCACCCCACCAGATGAAGATGGTATGGCTGACCTATCCCACGTTATCACCGCGGCAGAAAATATCGCTATGCATATGGGGGAAAACAAAATTATCGTGAACAAATCAACTGTCCCGGTGGGTACTGCTAAGCAAGTCAAACAAGTTGTCACCAGCGTGCTCGCAAAGAGAAGCTTGAATCTCGACTTCGATGTAGTTTCAAATCCAGAATTTTTGAAAGAGGGATCGGCAATTCAAGATTTTCTTAAGCCAGACCGAGTGATCGTGGGATCTAACTCAGAGATTAGCAGACAGGTCATGAAAGATCTCTATGCTCCATTTCAAAAAAACCATGCTCGTATGCTATTCATGGATCCAGAATCTGCAGAACTTTCGAAATATGCAGCGAATGCCATGTTAGCATCGAGAATATCGTTTATGAATGAATTAGCACGCTTAGCAGAGGCTTTGGGTGCCGATATTGAGCAGGTAAGAATCGGTATCGGCTCCGATCCTAGGATTGGTTTCGATTTTCTCTACCCAGGTGTTGGCTACGGTGGGTCCTGTTTCCCAAAGGATGTCCAAGCTTTGATCAGTCTTGGGCAAGGGATGAAGTGCCGGCTTGGAGTCTTAGAAGCTGTGTCATTGGCGAATTCCGAACAGAGAAAATATTTTACATCAAAGATTGCGAATTACTTTAATAATGATTTCAAAGGCAAAAAAATAGCCGTTTGGGGGCTGGCTTTTAAGCCCAACACAGATGATCTGAGGGAGGCGCCAAGCATAAATATCTTGTCCTATTTGGCTGCAAAGGGAGCCTCGGTCAATCTATACGATCCAGTTGCAGCTGAGAATGCCAAAAAAGTATTCCCGCCTTCAAACACAACCGTTTACTTTGACTCATGTGAGGCAGCTCTTTGTGATGCTGAGGCACTTGTCGTATTTACAGAGTGGCAAGAATTCAAAGCAATTGACTGGGACAGGGTTGCTGGAGCAACAAAATTAAGTGCTATTTTTGACGGCAGGAATATCTATTCAAAAGAGCAGTTTAGTAAAACAGGAATTAAATATTTTGGCATAGGCAGGTAG